One part of the Anaerolineales bacterium genome encodes these proteins:
- a CDS encoding TIGR01777 family oxidoreductase, which produces MNILITGGSGLLGRRLTRHLLASGHQVTILSRKPAAVTGLPAAVTIAGWDGRTAAGWQPHADAADVIINLAGASIKGDGFLPSRWTPKRKALILSSRVQAGQAVMDALRAALRAAPKKPRTLLQASAVGYYGPRGPEPITEETGPGADFLAGVCQQWEASTQDAEALGVRRIVLRTGLPLTMQGGAMPLLVLPFRLFAGGWFGDGRQYYPWIHIEDYIAALTFLLEDGKARGVFNISAPQPLPNRQFAATLGRVLRRPSWLPTPRFAMQLALGEVSTVVLDGQNAVPAALQAAGFEFKYPDLEPALRDLLK; this is translated from the coding sequence ATGAACATCCTCATTACCGGTGGCAGCGGCCTGTTAGGCCGCCGCCTCACCCGCCACCTGCTGGCCTCCGGCCACCAGGTCACCATCCTCAGCCGTAAGCCCGCCGCCGTTACCGGCCTGCCCGCCGCCGTCACCATTGCCGGCTGGGATGGCCGTACGGCGGCCGGCTGGCAGCCGCACGCCGATGCCGCCGATGTCATCATCAACCTGGCCGGCGCCAGCATCAAGGGCGATGGTTTCCTGCCCTCCCGCTGGACCCCCAAACGCAAAGCCCTCATCCTCAGCAGCCGCGTCCAGGCCGGCCAGGCCGTGATGGATGCCCTCCGGGCAGCCCTGCGGGCCGCGCCCAAAAAGCCGCGCACCTTGCTGCAGGCCTCGGCCGTGGGCTACTACGGCCCGCGCGGCCCGGAGCCCATCACAGAGGAGACCGGCCCGGGCGCAGACTTCCTGGCTGGCGTCTGCCAGCAATGGGAGGCCAGCACGCAGGACGCCGAGGCGCTCGGCGTGCGCCGCATCGTGCTGCGCACCGGCCTGCCGCTCACCATGCAGGGTGGGGCGATGCCGCTGCTGGTGCTGCCCTTCCGCCTGTTCGCCGGTGGATGGTTCGGCGACGGGCGCCAGTACTATCCCTGGATCCACATTGAAGACTACATTGCCGCGCTCACCTTCCTGCTCGAGGACGGCAAGGCCCGCGGCGTCTTCAACATCAGCGCGCCGCAGCCGCTGCCCAACCGCCAGTTCGCCGCCACGCTGGGGCGTGTGCTGCGCCGCCCCAGCTGGCTGCCCACACCGCGCTTCGCCATGCAGCTGGCCCTCGGCGAAGTCTCCACGGTCGTCCTCGACGGCCAGAACGCCGTGCCCGCCGCGCTGCAAGCCGCCGGCTTCGAATTCAAATACCCTGACCTCGAGCCCGCGCTTCGTGATTTGCTAAAGTAA
- a CDS encoding flavodoxin has protein sequence MATIGLFFGSSTGNTENAAEQIQKLLQAAGHEVNLLNVYSESVKGMEQYEYLVLGIPTWDIGEIQEDWKNVWDELDTLELAGKKAAVFGQGDQRGYPATFQDCIGLLGRKVRERGATLVGFMSTDGFTFDESLGLEDGKFMGLSLDDDNQRDLTEGRIAAWVPQVIAEFGL, from the coding sequence ATGGCTACGATAGGTTTGTTTTTTGGTTCCTCCACCGGCAATACGGAAAATGCGGCAGAGCAAATTCAGAAGCTCTTGCAGGCCGCCGGGCATGAGGTCAACCTCCTCAATGTCTATTCTGAATCCGTAAAAGGCATGGAGCAGTACGAATACCTCGTCCTCGGTATCCCCACCTGGGACATTGGCGAGATTCAGGAAGACTGGAAGAACGTGTGGGATGAGCTCGACACGCTCGAGCTCGCTGGCAAGAAGGCTGCTGTCTTTGGCCAGGGCGACCAGCGCGGCTACCCCGCCACCTTCCAGGACTGCATCGGTCTGCTGGGCCGCAAAGTGCGCGAGCGCGGCGCCACCCTGGTCGGTTTCATGTCCACTGATGGCTTCACCTTCGACGAGTCCCTCGGCTTGGAAGACGGCAAGTTCATGGGCCTCTCCCTCGACGATGACAACCAGCGTGACCTCACCGAGGGCCGCATCGCCGCCTGGGTTCCCCAAGTCATCGCCGAATTCGGCCTATAG
- a CDS encoding zinc metallopeptidase produces MFFNSGYFIYMLPAFLAMMLAQWYVNSAYGRWSRVAARSGLTGAQAAQKLAQRGGLNVSIEQVGGRLSDHYDPRSKTLRLSQGVAQSPSVAALAIAAHELGHAMQDREDYGPLRLRAALVPMVNIGSWLGWILLMVGFALNFTELAWLGVIVFAGGAVFALATLPVELDASTRARRLLADAGIITSQEEQAGVNNVLNAAALTYVAALFTAVMQLLYYASLVMGMGRRNS; encoded by the coding sequence ATGTTCTTTAACTCTGGTTACTTTATCTACATGCTGCCCGCCTTTCTGGCAATGATGCTGGCGCAGTGGTATGTAAATTCGGCGTACGGCCGCTGGAGCCGGGTAGCGGCGCGCAGCGGGCTGACCGGCGCCCAGGCGGCCCAGAAGCTGGCGCAGCGCGGCGGCTTGAACGTGAGCATTGAGCAAGTAGGCGGCCGCCTGAGCGACCATTACGACCCGCGCAGCAAGACCCTGCGCTTGTCGCAGGGGGTTGCGCAGAGCCCCTCGGTGGCGGCGCTGGCGATCGCGGCCCACGAACTGGGCCACGCCATGCAGGACCGCGAGGACTACGGCCCGCTGCGCCTGCGGGCGGCCCTGGTGCCGATGGTCAACATCGGCTCGTGGCTGGGCTGGATCCTGCTGATGGTCGGGTTTGCGCTCAACTTTACGGAGCTGGCCTGGCTGGGCGTGATCGTGTTCGCGGGCGGTGCGGTGTTTGCGCTGGCAACGCTGCCGGTGGAGCTCGACGCTTCAACGCGGGCACGCCGCCTGTTGGCGGACGCGGGCATCATCACCAGTCAAGAGGAGCAGGCTGGCGTGAACAACGTACTGAACGCGGCCGCGCTGACCTATGTGGCGGCGCTGTTCACCGCGGTGATGCAGCTGCTGTACTATGCCTCGTTGGTGATGGGCATGGGGCGGCGCAACAGCTAG